A stretch of the Poseidonibacter parvus genome encodes the following:
- a CDS encoding dynamin family protein, with amino-acid sequence MSLANDYFLLYHGITFEQNLDVEPIETNIDDQTYSIYALILSATRKDYEKYIPLNSFITLCKQLNIKTPSNISELNHLQHNIVESIKVNKSKKNIDTLHDSFEYLKSNSILNHENYDKLVSLFDYQELNINEEEIEEISTPIIENKSSFKDLKSLLENIIIELKTNASNEEIKNELNEVDSYLNNQKFSIGITGVMNAGKSTMLNALMGKEILGSAVVPETANLTIVKHNETEKAKVFYWNQAEWDRIEKSATQLESMRAYVNETKEIFGDTLSSYVKKESRFDEVDINDLSSYTSAEAEGKKCNLVKYVELGSNLDFLRDGIEIVDTPGLDDPVIQREEITKEYVSACDMMLHLMNVSQSATLKDVEFIIDALLYQNISKLLVVITRADTVSKEQLEEVIEYTKTSIKRQLKAQNKDSQLDYILKTIKFIPISGKMALLHRTGREQEALDAGFSIEDTGILEIEEYLNETLFGSNSQKGELIIQSGKSQILKTIEKENLSLNYELQLLSKSKDELENELDMFNKKKAVNGRMFTAMSEDITYYKNDANSYIESLETFLESELIDLQTVIKQRVISDVRYSFEKTKKRPENSRIKVIVETAIKDGIIDVIRDYRYKFIKKSQTIGEQCEQKYHDFGFSIGHKNDNFDARGFFQDDFKAGFLTSSNEVLISQIVNAVSVSKANKLNELDREIEGFIKSEFSSIETDIKAKAKKVSKVLIESFFETLNAPLKTVEQKMINDEKIIQNQIASFENNDENRAALSIEIHKKIKKLNATSNNIKGLN; translated from the coding sequence ATGAGCTTAGCTAACGACTATTTTTTACTTTACCACGGTATTACATTTGAACAAAATTTAGATGTTGAACCAATTGAAACAAATATTGATGATCAAACATATTCTATTTATGCTTTAATTTTAAGTGCTACAAGAAAAGATTATGAAAAATATATTCCACTAAACTCTTTTATTACTTTATGTAAACAGCTTAATATTAAAACACCTTCAAATATTAGTGAATTAAATCACTTACAACATAATATTGTTGAGAGTATAAAAGTTAATAAATCAAAGAAAAATATTGATACTTTACATGATTCATTTGAATATCTTAAAAGTAATTCTATTTTGAATCATGAAAATTATGACAAATTAGTTTCTTTATTCGATTACCAAGAATTAAATATAAATGAAGAAGAAATAGAAGAAATATCTACACCAATTATTGAAAATAAATCTTCATTTAAAGATTTAAAAAGTCTATTAGAAAATATCATTATTGAATTAAAAACAAATGCCTCAAATGAAGAAATTAAAAATGAACTTAATGAAGTTGATTCATACTTAAATAACCAAAAATTCTCAATTGGAATTACAGGTGTTATGAATGCTGGTAAATCTACAATGTTAAATGCTTTAATGGGAAAAGAAATATTAGGAAGTGCAGTTGTACCTGAAACAGCAAACTTAACAATAGTAAAACATAATGAAACTGAGAAAGCAAAAGTTTTTTATTGGAATCAAGCTGAATGGGATAGAATAGAAAAATCAGCAACACAACTTGAATCTATGAGAGCTTATGTAAATGAGACAAAAGAGATTTTTGGCGATACATTAAGCTCTTATGTAAAAAAAGAATCTAGATTTGATGAAGTTGATATAAATGATTTATCTTCATATACATCAGCTGAAGCTGAAGGTAAAAAATGTAACTTAGTTAAATATGTAGAATTAGGTTCTAACCTTGATTTTTTAAGAGATGGTATTGAAATTGTTGATACTCCAGGACTTGATGATCCTGTTATTCAAAGAGAAGAAATCACAAAAGAGTATGTATCTGCTTGTGATATGATGTTACATTTAATGAATGTATCTCAAAGTGCAACTCTAAAAGATGTTGAATTTATTATTGATGCACTTTTATATCAAAATATTTCCAAACTTTTAGTTGTAATTACAAGAGCGGATACTGTTTCGAAAGAACAACTTGAAGAAGTAATTGAATATACAAAAACGTCAATCAAAAGACAACTAAAAGCACAAAATAAAGACTCACAACTTGACTATATTTTAAAAACAATAAAATTCATACCAATTTCAGGGAAAATGGCATTACTACATAGAACAGGAAGAGAACAAGAAGCACTAGATGCAGGATTTAGTATTGAAGATACAGGAATTCTTGAAATTGAAGAATATTTAAATGAAACGCTATTTGGTTCAAACTCACAAAAAGGTGAGCTAATTATCCAATCTGGAAAATCACAAATTCTTAAAACTATAGAAAAAGAAAATCTGAGTTTAAATTATGAGTTACAACTCTTATCAAAATCTAAAGATGAATTAGAGAATGAACTTGATATGTTTAACAAGAAAAAAGCAGTAAATGGAAGAATGTTTACAGCTATGAGTGAAGATATTACTTATTATAAAAATGATGCAAATAGTTATATAGAATCTCTTGAGACTTTTCTAGAGAGTGAATTAATAGATTTACAAACAGTAATCAAACAAAGAGTTATTTCTGATGTTAGATATTCATTTGAGAAAACGAAAAAAAGACCAGAAAATTCTAGAATTAAAGTAATAGTAGAAACAGCAATAAAAGACGGAATAATTGATGTAATTAGAGATTATAGATATAAATTTATTAAAAAATCTCAAACAATTGGTGAACAATGTGAACAAAAATATCATGACTTTGGTTTTTCAATTGGACATAAAAATGATAACTTTGATGCAAGAGGTTTCTTTCAAGATGATTTTAAAGCAGGTTTCTTAACATCAAGTAATGAAGTACTTATTTCACAAATTGTTAATGCTGTATCAGTATCAAAAGCCAACAAGTTAAATGAATTAGATAGAGAGATTGAAGGATTTATTAAAAGTGAATTTTCAAGTATTGAAACAGATATAAAAGCAAAAGCAAAAAAAGTATCAAAAGTATTAATTGAATCTTTCTTTGAAACTTTAAATGCACCATTAAAAACAGTTGAACAAAAAATGATTAATGATGAAAAAATCATTCAAAATCAAATAGCTTCATTTGAAAATAATGATGAAAATAGAGCTGCCTTATCAATAGAAATACACAAAAAAATCAAAAAACTTAATGCAACAAGTAATAATATTAAAGGACTTAACTAA
- a CDS encoding fumarate reductase iron-sulfur subunit — protein MSIEKGRDITISVLKFNPRSKVSKPHFVDYHLEETPGMTLFIALMKIREEYDPDLSFDFVCRAGICGSCGMVVNGKPALACRTLIANYPTGVLQLMPMPAFELIKDLSVNTGKWMDAMSKRVESWIVDNGEENDITKMEERVDPDVADATFELDRCIECGICVASCGTKLMRPDFVGPVGLNRVARFEVDPHDKRTAEDFYELIGDDDGIFGCMSLLACEDHCPKHLPLQNKIAYLRRKLVALR, from the coding sequence ATGAGTATTGAAAAAGGTAGAGATATAACAATATCAGTTCTTAAATTTAATCCAAGATCTAAGGTTTCAAAACCTCATTTCGTGGATTACCATTTAGAAGAAACTCCAGGAATGACTTTGTTCATTGCTTTAATGAAAATTAGAGAAGAGTATGATCCAGATTTATCATTTGACTTTGTATGTCGTGCGGGAATTTGTGGTTCTTGTGGAATGGTAGTAAACGGTAAACCTGCACTTGCTTGTAGAACACTAATTGCAAACTACCCAACTGGTGTATTACAATTAATGCCTATGCCAGCGTTCGAGCTTATCAAAGATTTATCAGTTAATACTGGTAAATGGATGGATGCAATGTCAAAAAGAGTTGAATCTTGGATTGTTGATAATGGCGAAGAAAACGATATTACTAAAATGGAAGAAAGAGTTGATCCAGATGTAGCTGATGCAACTTTTGAATTAGACAGATGTATTGAATGTGGTATTTGTGTTGCTTCTTGTGGTACAAAACTTATGAGACCAGATTTTGTTGGACCTGTTGGACTTAATAGAGTTGCAAGATTTGAAGTAGATCCTCATGATAAAAGAACTGCTGAAGACTTCTATGAGTTAATTGGTGATGATGATGGAATCTTTGGTTGTATGTCTTTACTTGCATGTGAAGATCATTGTCCAAAACACTTACCATTACAAAATAAAATTGCTTATTTAAGAAGAAAATTAGTAGCACTAAGATAA
- a CDS encoding 2OG-Fe(II) oxygenase produces MTQISNNVYCADFLTSLNIETKYLPNPYYDYPFLIIENFMSEKGCKEINSLIKKDRDYKKAQVKIKENIVSSKTNESIRKTNIYKLNKKYLTIYKNNFRKHQAMIEDFFKMPITKSTKVQTLEYLKDFFYKMHSDDSSMIYKNENLVGFLTVSNERKLSSVLFTTSYDENVGENSFIGGELLFNYLYDENNEQIKIKAKAGMMIIFPSNPFFTHEVLKVKEGRRISLVQWHNTL; encoded by the coding sequence ATGACACAAATTAGTAATAATGTTTATTGCGCTGATTTTCTTACATCACTTAATATAGAAACAAAATATTTACCTAATCCATATTATGATTATCCATTCTTAATAATTGAAAATTTTATGAGTGAAAAAGGATGTAAAGAAATCAATTCTCTAATAAAGAAAGATAGAGATTATAAAAAAGCACAAGTAAAAATCAAAGAAAACATAGTATCAAGTAAAACAAATGAATCTATAAGAAAAACAAATATTTATAAATTAAACAAGAAATATTTAACAATATATAAAAATAATTTTAGAAAACATCAAGCAATGATTGAAGATTTTTTTAAAATGCCAATAACAAAATCTACTAAAGTACAAACACTAGAATACTTAAAAGATTTCTTTTATAAAATGCATAGTGATGATTCAAGTATGATATATAAAAATGAGAATCTAGTCGGATTTTTAACAGTTAGTAATGAAAGAAAATTATCTAGTGTTTTATTTACAACTTCTTATGATGAAAATGTAGGTGAAAATAGTTTTATTGGAGGAGAACTTTTATTTAACTATTTATATGATGAAAATAATGAACAAATAAAAATAAAGGCAAAAGCTGGGATGATGATTATATTTCCTAGTAATCCATTTTTTACACATGAAGTTTTAAAAGTAAAAGAAGGCAGAAGAATATCACTAGTTCAGTGGCATAACACCTTATAA
- a CDS encoding phytanoyl-CoA dioxygenase family protein, with the protein MKLSKEQLSQFNSNGFLILRNFADKDLCDNILEKAKEHLKRKEAPIESEQEYMNVDEEKITVRRLRQVYDREQIFQDWMTNKEIRPILKQILNDTPVLTLAHHNSIMTKLPHESTRTYWHQDRRYWNFKNDDLVSIWLSLGDEYLENGLLEFIPASHKINFSKDRFDSSSNFLDENSENQELIKTKTSQNLQKGDVVLFHCKTLHHASKNQSDDAKISFVYTVRAKSNTPIKDTRSDYKEVILD; encoded by the coding sequence ATGAAACTATCAAAAGAACAATTATCCCAATTCAATTCAAACGGTTTTCTAATACTACGAAATTTTGCAGATAAAGACTTATGCGATAACATTCTAGAAAAAGCAAAAGAACATTTAAAAAGAAAAGAAGCTCCCATTGAGAGCGAACAAGAATATATGAATGTAGATGAAGAAAAAATTACAGTTCGAAGATTAAGACAGGTTTACGATAGAGAACAAATTTTTCAAGATTGGATGACAAATAAAGAAATAAGACCAATTTTAAAACAGATTTTAAATGATACACCTGTTCTTACACTAGCTCATCATAATTCAATCATGACTAAGTTACCACATGAAAGTACTAGAACTTATTGGCATCAAGATAGAAGATATTGGAATTTTAAAAATGATGATTTAGTTTCTATATGGCTTAGTTTAGGTGATGAGTATTTAGAAAATGGACTTTTAGAATTTATTCCTGCATCACATAAGATTAACTTTTCAAAAGACAGATTTGATAGTAGTTCAAATTTTTTAGATGAAAATTCTGAAAATCAAGAGTTAATCAAAACTAAAACATCTCAAAATTTACAAAAAGGCGATGTAGTACTATTTCATTGTAAAACTTTACATCATGCAAGTAAAAACCAAAGTGATGATGCAAAAATTTCATTTGTTTATACTGTACGAGCAAAATCAAATACACCAATAAAAGATACAAGAAGTGATTATAAGGAAGTAATACTTGACTAG
- a CDS encoding dynamin family protein, translating to MSANIKILESFINEYKEAYTEKEIVYENTLVGDIKKIQDKLLDEKFLPSSQLVNILNKQIRRARFPMEVAITGQFSAGKSTFLNALLSRNILPTGITPVTSKVNFINYGEEYKLKITYYSGAQEYAPIEAISDFTDQRQDEMKDIKYLTLYAPMDILKEISFVDTPGLNSQSQGDTDTTRSVLRDVGGIIWLTLIDNAGKLSEAEVLEEYMEHFKEKSLCVLNQKDKFTPEQVETTTKYVSEKFGKYFSQVTPISAKMALDSRQLQKSVLIENSVDSILKEFKKDLNENMDDNSLEFFKSKYDNFQKNIKEIKQKDVSSNLKLLEESNIQDVLDFIENTIRPQAEESKEYAIKKDLKGVCDILEKEYQTIIGVYDALEEVLKSCEEHVLESFNTIHKKYSQELFTIYNSLEAIMEKIAHETYKNIKRKKSHRFEESKGSFLKSDKIQKFEYETFWIDSDNVYKSLFYDDQTIDKMFKRSIKLLKNIEIDTVEAFRVVYRHIHSEVEKWQEPYELIKKHREIASDTEFSNTRHFAAKVYENVLRTFYRAILENISALRKKFAYFNGALSYSYIQTTQATISHFEQQIAESEELFKKEPTRFAVQHPREDEILTKLKANFGFEKIEDFLTSKRNYLFKITKYSKEQYLELNEDRIAFVNSKKEEYVDKIEDLQKIKEEI from the coding sequence ATGAGTGCAAATATCAAAATATTAGAAAGTTTTATTAATGAATATAAAGAAGCTTATACTGAAAAAGAAATAGTTTATGAAAATACTCTTGTTGGTGATATTAAAAAAATTCAAGATAAATTACTTGATGAAAAGTTTTTACCTTCATCTCAATTAGTAAATATCTTAAATAAGCAAATAAGACGTGCAAGATTTCCAATGGAAGTTGCAATTACTGGACAATTTTCAGCAGGTAAATCAACTTTTCTAAATGCCCTACTTTCAAGAAATATCCTTCCAACAGGAATTACTCCTGTTACATCTAAAGTAAACTTTATAAATTATGGAGAAGAGTATAAATTAAAAATTACTTACTATTCTGGAGCTCAAGAATACGCTCCTATTGAAGCGATTTCTGATTTTACAGATCAAAGACAAGATGAAATGAAAGATATCAAATATCTTACATTATATGCACCTATGGATATTTTAAAAGAAATATCATTTGTAGATACTCCAGGACTTAATTCTCAATCCCAAGGTGATACAGATACAACAAGAAGTGTATTAAGAGATGTAGGTGGAATTATATGGCTGACACTTATTGATAATGCAGGGAAATTATCTGAAGCAGAAGTATTAGAAGAGTATATGGAACACTTTAAGGAAAAATCTTTATGTGTATTAAACCAAAAAGATAAGTTCACGCCTGAACAAGTTGAAACTACGACAAAATATGTATCAGAAAAATTTGGTAAATATTTTTCTCAAGTAACACCAATTTCAGCCAAAATGGCACTTGATTCAAGACAGTTACAAAAATCTGTTTTAATTGAGAATTCTGTAGATTCAATTTTAAAAGAATTCAAAAAAGATTTAAATGAAAATATGGATGATAATTCACTTGAATTCTTCAAAAGCAAATATGATAATTTTCAAAAAAATATAAAAGAAATTAAACAAAAAGATGTTTCTTCAAACTTAAAGCTATTAGAAGAATCAAATATTCAAGATGTTTTAGACTTCATAGAAAATACTATTAGACCACAAGCAGAAGAATCAAAAGAGTATGCAATTAAAAAAGATTTAAAAGGTGTTTGTGATATTCTAGAAAAAGAATACCAAACTATTATTGGTGTTTATGATGCACTTGAAGAAGTATTAAAATCATGTGAAGAACATGTGCTTGAATCATTTAATACTATTCATAAAAAATATTCTCAAGAGCTTTTTACTATTTATAATTCGCTTGAAGCAATTATGGAAAAAATTGCACATGAAACATATAAAAATATTAAAAGAAAAAAATCTCATAGATTTGAAGAATCAAAAGGTTCATTTTTAAAAAGTGATAAAATTCAGAAATTTGAATATGAAACATTCTGGATTGACTCTGATAATGTATATAAAAGCTTATTTTATGATGACCAAACAATTGATAAAATGTTTAAAAGGTCAATAAAATTACTTAAAAACATTGAAATAGATACAGTTGAAGCCTTTAGAGTTGTATATAGACATATTCATTCTGAAGTTGAGAAATGGCAAGAACCTTATGAGCTTATAAAAAAACACAGAGAGATTGCTTCAGATACTGAGTTTTCAAATACAAGACACTTTGCAGCAAAAGTTTATGAAAATGTTTTAAGAACTTTTTATAGAGCAATTTTGGAAAACATTTCAGCACTTAGAAAAAAGTTTGCTTATTTTAATGGTGCATTATCATATTCATATATCCAAACAACACAAGCAACTATTTCACATTTTGAGCAACAAATTGCAGAATCAGAAGAGTTATTTAAAAAAGAACCTACAAGATTTGCAGTACAACATCCAAGAGAAGATGAAATTCTTACAAAACTAAAAGCAAATTTTGGTTTTGAAAAAATTGAAGACTTTTTAACTTCAAAGAGAAACTATTTATTTAAAATTACTAAATACTCAAAAGAACAATATTTAGAATTAAATGAAGATAGAATTGCTTTTGTAAATTCTAAAAAAGAAGAGTATGTAGATAAAATAGAAGATTTACAAAAGATTAAAGAAGAAATCTAA
- a CDS encoding nitrite/sulfite reductase, which translates to MAEKELSAVEQLKASRNPLKVVEDMYKEAQEGIPLSDEYIGLLKWYGMYPHINADETEDKKYFMKRIKLTDTKMNLAQLEVMSIIGLEYAQGLVDMTDRQNIQFHYIQIKDIPKIFKLLESVGLTSRMASGDGPRPIMTSPVGGIDADEIIDASILAREVDTYFDENEDRFCNFPRKYKIGISGCSKHAAAHEIQDVAFAAFKDENGEVLFDLTLAGGLSKSKQIALRANKYVKPEQVKDVAVACAEIFRDYGNRANRNKARVRHLVNEWGLEKFVDEIEKVIGYELQDGLEEPTITPLENRNHFGINKSKQEGESFVEFATNSGRVDGNDFKLISDICKKYNAGGMALTSTQNFIIYGIKDEDALNLANEIKDLGYPYEPSTFRARLQSCTGREFCKFGITETKEYAKKVVLELEEKNPDFNESVMIAISGCGNGCSHPQISDIGFVGTKVRDEEGKRVEGYDVLLGGQLHGANGSRIAHKSGVKVEASKLVGFVSDLIASYKTDNLGQDSFRNYLNIVELEK; encoded by the coding sequence ATGGCAGAGAAAGAATTATCAGCAGTAGAGCAGTTAAAAGCATCTAGGAATCCTTTAAAAGTTGTTGAAGATATGTATAAAGAGGCACAAGAAGGTATTCCTTTAAGTGATGAATATATAGGTTTATTAAAATGGTATGGTATGTATCCACATATTAATGCAGATGAAACTGAAGATAAAAAATACTTTATGAAAAGAATTAAATTAACTGATACTAAAATGAATTTAGCACAGTTAGAAGTAATGTCAATTATTGGACTTGAATATGCGCAAGGTTTAGTTGATATGACAGATAGACAAAATATCCAATTTCACTATATTCAAATAAAAGATATTCCAAAGATCTTCAAACTTTTAGAATCTGTTGGATTAACTTCAAGAATGGCATCAGGAGATGGTCCAAGACCAATCATGACTTCACCAGTTGGTGGGATTGATGCTGATGAAATTATTGATGCAAGTATTCTAGCTCGAGAAGTTGATACTTATTTTGATGAAAATGAAGATAGATTCTGTAATTTCCCTAGAAAATATAAAATTGGAATTTCTGGATGTTCAAAACACGCAGCTGCACATGAAATTCAAGATGTTGCATTTGCAGCATTTAAAGATGAAAATGGTGAGGTATTATTTGATTTAACACTTGCAGGTGGTCTTTCAAAATCTAAGCAAATTGCATTAAGAGCTAATAAATATGTGAAACCAGAACAAGTTAAAGATGTTGCTGTTGCATGTGCTGAAATCTTTAGAGATTATGGAAATAGAGCAAATAGAAATAAAGCAAGAGTTCGACACTTAGTAAATGAGTGGGGTTTAGAAAAGTTTGTTGATGAAATTGAAAAAGTAATTGGTTATGAGTTACAAGATGGTTTAGAAGAACCAACAATTACACCTTTAGAAAATAGAAACCATTTTGGTATTAATAAATCTAAGCAAGAAGGTGAATCTTTCGTAGAGTTTGCAACTAACTCAGGAAGAGTTGATGGAAATGATTTCAAATTAATAAGTGATATTTGTAAAAAATATAATGCGGGTGGAATGGCTTTAACTTCTACTCAAAACTTCATAATTTATGGAATTAAAGATGAAGATGCTTTAAATTTAGCAAATGAAATTAAAGACTTAGGTTATCCATATGAGCCATCAACTTTTAGAGCAAGACTACAATCATGTACAGGAAGAGAGTTCTGTAAGTTTGGAATTACAGAGACAAAAGAGTATGCTAAAAAAGTTGTACTTGAATTAGAAGAGAAAAATCCAGACTTTAATGAAAGTGTGATGATTGCAATTTCAGGATGTGGAAATGGATGTTCTCATCCACAAATTTCTGATATTGGTTTTGTTGGAACTAAAGTTAGAGATGAAGAAGGAAAAAGAGTTGAAGGTTACGATGTTTTATTAGGTGGACAACTTCATGGTGCTAATGGAAGTAGAATTGCTCATAAAAGCGGCGTAAAAGTTGAAGCTTCAAAACTTGTTGGGTTTGTAAGTGATTTAATTGCTTCATATAAAACTGATAACTTAGGGCAAGACTCTTTTAGAAACTATTTAAATATAGTTGAACTAGAAAAATAA
- a CDS encoding YgjP-like metallopeptidase domain-containing protein, translating into MKYLEHYPQNIQEQIQTLINKGKLTDYLKNKYPKENTYKTDKALYSYVMEYKNEYFKKYQLSKVIYDGKINVINNALGLHTIISRVQGSKLKSKNEIRVASIFKNAPIKFLEMIVVHELSHLKEKEHNKAFYNLCTFIQDDYHQIEFDLRVYLLHLDLYGKLY; encoded by the coding sequence ATGAAATATTTAGAACACTATCCACAAAATATTCAAGAGCAAATTCAAACGCTTATAAATAAGGGTAAATTAACAGACTACTTAAAAAACAAGTATCCAAAAGAAAATACTTATAAAACAGATAAAGCATTATATTCTTACGTAATGGAATATAAAAATGAATATTTTAAAAAGTATCAACTTTCAAAAGTAATTTATGATGGAAAAATAAATGTTATAAATAATGCATTAGGTTTACATACAATTATTTCAAGAGTTCAAGGTAGTAAGTTAAAATCAAAAAATGAAATACGTGTTGCTTCAATTTTTAAGAATGCACCTATTAAATTTTTGGAAATGATTGTAGTTCATGAATTATCACATTTAAAAGAGAAAGAACATAATAAAGCTTTTTACAATTTATGTACTTTTATTCAAGATGATTATCATCAAATTGAGTTTGATTTGAGAGTTTATTTGTTACATTTAGATTTATATGGAAAACTTTATTAA
- a CDS encoding HAMP domain-containing sensor histidine kinase, with protein MRNSINFLSNFVKYYNSLSILKKFLIPSLLGFMFFLLFYIYILSNTTYMKEKIHEINTQTIPLYETIFDNEFLLQKISHELQSAVSADELELIKDTEIYANKFRKNLERIKKSSSTNKLIHIENAFNNYYKEASNLAKDMIINKDDYLYLHKKTQLVVNKYNKLLDLFQKSRKEIKEEIKFNVTSVYSVSSEILFGSSLAFTLWMILSILGLLYVYKDMKSRIKQIVEESENIASGKANFHKRLSSISSDELGLVVNSINTFISKLEKNHHELEDARDDIKRFIADTVHQIRTPLSSILINAEMIRDSQKDDSLTVFVDSIDASINMLSNSYEDLSYVTSYDSIQYKANVLKLSNLVEKRIDFFGTICKMNLKEIESNIEKNLETFINTVECERIIDNNIANAIKYADIEKPIYINLSKVDSSNKIILEFKSFAKEIKDKNKIFEKNYREEDSKRGLGLGLNIVKNICDKYNILYKASYNDNQNIFTYVFEEI; from the coding sequence ATGAGAAATAGTATTAACTTTTTAAGTAACTTTGTTAAATATTATAACTCCTTATCTATTTTAAAAAAATTTCTTATACCTTCATTACTTGGATTTATGTTTTTTTTACTTTTTTATATCTACATATTATCAAATACAACATATATGAAAGAAAAAATTCATGAAATAAATACACAAACAATTCCTTTGTATGAAACTATTTTTGATAATGAATTTTTATTACAAAAAATCTCACATGAGCTTCAAAGTGCAGTTTCTGCAGATGAATTGGAGTTGATTAAAGATACTGAAATTTATGCAAATAAATTTAGAAAAAACCTTGAAAGAATTAAAAAAAGTTCATCAACAAATAAATTAATTCATATTGAAAATGCCTTTAATAACTATTATAAAGAAGCTTCAAATTTAGCAAAAGATATGATTATTAATAAAGATGATTATCTTTATTTACATAAAAAAACACAACTTGTTGTAAATAAATATAATAAACTTTTAGATCTTTTTCAAAAGTCTAGAAAAGAAATAAAAGAAGAAATAAAATTTAATGTAACATCTGTTTATTCAGTTTCAAGTGAAATTTTATTTGGTAGTAGTTTAGCTTTTACATTATGGATGATTTTATCTATTCTAGGACTTTTATATGTTTATAAAGATATGAAATCTAGAATAAAACAAATTGTAGAAGAATCTGAAAATATTGCATCAGGAAAAGCAAATTTTCATAAAAGACTATCTTCAATCTCATCTGATGAATTAGGACTTGTTGTTAATTCTATTAATACATTTATTTCAAAATTAGAAAAGAATCATCATGAATTAGAAGATGCAAGAGATGATATTAAACGGTTTATAGCAGATACAGTTCATCAAATAAGAACTCCTCTTTCTAGTATTTTAATTAATGCAGAAATGATAAGAGATTCACAAAAAGATGATTCTTTAACTGTATTTGTTGATTCAATTGATGCTTCTATTAATATGCTTTCAAACTCTTATGAAGATCTATCATATGTGACATCTTATGATTCAATTCAGTACAAAGCAAATGTACTAAAATTAAGTAATTTAGTAGAAAAAAGAATAGATTTTTTTGGTACTATTTGTAAAATGAATTTAAAAGAAATTGAATCAAATATTGAAAAAAATCTTGAAACTTTTATTAATACTGTTGAATGTGAAAGAATAATTGATAATAATATTGCAAATGCAATAAAATATGCAGATATCGAGAAACCTATTTATATCAATTTATCAAAAGTTGATTCAAGCAATAAAATTATCTTAGAATTTAAAAGTTTCGCAAAAGAGATAAAAGACAAAAACAAAATTTTTGAAAAAAACTATAGAGAAGAAGACTCAAAAAGAGGTCTAGGACTTGGCTTAAATATTGTAAAAAACATCTGCGATAAATATAATATCTTATACAAAGCAAGTTACAATGATAATCAAAATATCTTTACTTATGTTTTTGAAGAAATTTAA